The stretch of DNA TTTCACCGGCTTCGGGTCGCGCAACGTGCCGATGCCTCCGACCAGGCGGTCCATCGGGCCTTCCTGACCGGTCGGCCCATGACAGGAGGCACACTGAGCGGCAAAGATCGCCGCCCCCTGCTTGGCGGTGCCACGACCACTCGGTAACCCCTCCCCCGTCGGCGCAATATCGATGTTCCACGGCTGAATGTCCCGGTCCGTAGCGGCCCGACCCCACTCAGGGGCATGGGTCGATTCGCTGCGATCCGCCGCGTCACTGTTCCAGATCCCTTGCGCACTCAGAATGGTCAGCACCCCCGCGATCAAGACGTTACGCAT from Nitrospira sp. encodes:
- a CDS encoding c-type cytochrome, with the protein product MRNVLIAGVLTILSAQGIWNSDAADRSESTHAPEWGRAATDRDIQPWNIDIAPTGEGLPSGRGTAKQGAAIFAAQCASCHGPTGQEGPMDRLVGGIGTLRDPKPVKTIGSYWPYATTLYDYVHRAMPLSAPQSLLPDEVYSVVAWLLYQNGIIAEEFVVDARALPEIRMPNRNGFVQDPRPDVRQN